Proteins found in one Candidatus Margulisiibacteriota bacterium genomic segment:
- the ruvX gene encoding Holliday junction resolvase RuvX — protein sequence MNRIMAFDFGEKRIGIAVSDLLGLTAQPVTAIVRRSIELDLEAIAKLIADYGNVSELLIGLPKTLKGEIGPAAQKAQEFAGLLKDRFQLKITLWDERMTTAAATKFLISAGVSRADRKKVIDKSAAAGILQSYLDSLKK from the coding sequence ATGAACCGGATCATGGCCTTCGACTTCGGTGAAAAACGGATCGGGATCGCCGTTTCCGACCTGCTCGGCTTAACCGCCCAACCGGTGACCGCGATCGTTCGCCGCTCCATTGAGCTTGACCTGGAGGCGATCGCCAAACTGATCGCCGACTACGGCAACGTCAGCGAACTGCTGATCGGCCTGCCGAAAACTTTGAAAGGGGAGATTGGCCCCGCCGCGCAAAAAGCGCAGGAATTTGCCGGGTTGCTTAAAGACCGCTTTCAGCTTAAAATAACCCTCTGGGACGAACGAATGACGACCGCCGCCGCGACCAAATTTCTGATCAGCGCCGGGGTTTCCCGGGCTGATCGGAAAAAAGTTATCGATAAAAGCGCCGCGGCCGGGATCCTGCAAAGTTATCTGGACAGCTTAAAAAAATAA
- the hydE gene encoding [FeFe] hydrogenase H-cluster radical SAM maturase HydE produces MNTSELIYWLSPGDQDELFRRADAVRRQYMGEGVLLRGIVEFSNYCDKTCQYCGLQHANAGLKRFRMTREEIIESVAEVAAHQIKTVVLQSGEDPALDPKWLAEIISLITTRFDMAITLSVGERPRADYELWKKAGADRYLLKIETTNPALYEKIHPGMSLENRLRCLRELKELGYQTGSGMIIGLPGQTLADIAHDIEYFRDENFDMIGIGPFIPHPETSLAGQPAGDPELTIRAIALTRLETKNTNLPGTTALGSLGKDYRLDALKAGANVLMPNFTANGYKNLYDLYPNRRCVNEQRGECVGCMEKKVALVGRTLDFSRGNRNV; encoded by the coding sequence ATGAATACGTCTGAACTGATCTACTGGTTATCACCCGGCGATCAGGACGAACTCTTTCGGCGGGCCGACGCGGTCCGCCGCCAATACATGGGGGAGGGGGTCTTGCTCCGCGGGATCGTCGAGTTCTCCAACTATTGCGATAAAACCTGCCAATACTGCGGCCTTCAACACGCTAACGCCGGACTCAAACGCTTCCGGATGACCCGCGAAGAGATTATTGAGAGCGTCGCCGAAGTCGCCGCCCACCAGATCAAGACCGTGGTCTTGCAATCGGGTGAAGATCCGGCCCTTGACCCGAAATGGCTGGCCGAGATCATCTCTTTGATCACTACCCGTTTTGATATGGCGATCACTTTGTCGGTTGGCGAGCGGCCGCGTGCCGATTATGAATTATGGAAAAAAGCGGGGGCCGATCGCTATCTTTTGAAGATCGAGACGACCAACCCGGCGTTATACGAAAAGATCCATCCCGGGATGAGCTTGGAGAACCGGCTCCGCTGTCTGCGGGAGCTCAAAGAACTTGGTTATCAAACCGGATCGGGGATGATCATCGGGCTCCCCGGCCAGACCCTGGCCGATATCGCCCATGATATCGAATATTTCCGTGACGAGAATTTCGACATGATCGGGATCGGTCCGTTTATTCCTCATCCGGAGACTTCTTTGGCCGGACAACCGGCCGGTGATCCGGAGCTGACCATCAGGGCAATCGCTCTGACCCGTCTTGAAACTAAAAATACCAATCTTCCGGGAACGACCGCGTTGGGAAGCCTGGGAAAAGATTACCGGCTTGACGCTTTAAAAGCGGGGGCGAATGTTCTGATGCCAAACTTTACCGCTAACGGTTACAAAAACCTTTACGACCTCTACCCAAACCGTCGCTGTGTCAACGAACAGCGGGGGGAATGCGTCGGCTGTATGGAGAAAAAGGTCGCGCTAGTCGGTCGAACTTTAGATTTTTCCAGGGGAAACAGAAATGTATAA
- the hydG gene encoding [FeFe] hydrogenase H-cluster radical SAM maturase HydG: MKYIDEPSINGLLAEAKSVPAAGIEAIINKSLKLERLSLKETAALLSVEDPELLAKIYRAAAEVKDRIYGKRVVLFAPLYISNICANGCLYCAFKADNKQLVRKALTAAEIKEEVAILLSKGHKRILLVAGESAPAGRKPIDYYVEAVKAIYDVKVGPHKIRRVNINCAPLEVDEFRRLKEAGIGTFQIFQETYHEETYRLVHPFGPKSDPDNRIDSVDRAMTAGIDDVGIGVLYGLYDYKFETLALLSHIEHLEKKFNVGPHTISVPRIEPALGSDLSTHVPHPLTDEQFKKVVAVLRLAVPYTGLILSTRETAEMRDELFNLGISQVSAESKTAPGGYGEKDPNAQFVLNDHRSLDEVIASLLDRGFIPSFCAACYRSDRTGEAFMNLAKPGTIKGKCSLNALITLKEYLDDFASTRVRQDGYKLIDRIKDNLDESDCSKLSKFFASIEDGVRDEYV; this comes from the coding sequence ATGAAATATATTGATGAGCCATCGATCAACGGTTTACTGGCGGAAGCGAAAAGCGTTCCCGCCGCCGGGATCGAAGCGATCATCAATAAGTCGTTGAAACTGGAACGGCTCTCTCTCAAGGAGACCGCCGCGCTGCTATCGGTCGAAGATCCAGAGTTACTGGCCAAGATTTACCGGGCGGCGGCCGAAGTTAAAGATCGGATCTATGGCAAAAGAGTAGTTCTTTTTGCGCCGCTCTATATTAGTAACATCTGCGCTAACGGTTGTTTGTACTGCGCTTTTAAAGCGGATAATAAGCAGCTGGTCCGCAAAGCTTTGACCGCGGCGGAGATCAAAGAAGAGGTCGCAATCCTGCTTAGCAAAGGGCACAAACGGATCCTGCTGGTTGCCGGTGAATCGGCGCCGGCCGGCCGGAAACCGATCGATTATTACGTCGAAGCGGTCAAAGCGATCTATGACGTTAAGGTCGGGCCGCACAAGATCCGGCGGGTCAACATCAACTGCGCGCCGCTGGAAGTTGACGAGTTCCGCCGGTTGAAAGAGGCGGGGATCGGGACTTTTCAGATTTTCCAGGAAACCTATCACGAAGAGACTTACCGCCTTGTCCATCCTTTTGGTCCGAAGAGCGACCCGGACAACCGGATCGACTCTGTTGACCGGGCGATGACCGCCGGGATCGACGACGTCGGGATCGGCGTCCTTTACGGCTTGTACGATTATAAATTTGAAACGCTGGCTTTGCTTTCCCACATCGAGCATTTGGAAAAGAAATTTAACGTCGGACCGCACACGATCTCGGTCCCCAGAATCGAACCGGCGCTCGGCTCCGACCTTTCAACCCATGTTCCGCATCCGCTGACCGACGAGCAATTCAAAAAAGTGGTTGCCGTTCTGCGGCTGGCGGTCCCATACACCGGGCTTATTTTATCGACCAGAGAAACGGCGGAAATGCGGGACGAGTTGTTCAATCTTGGCATTTCCCAGGTCAGCGCTGAATCAAAGACCGCGCCAGGCGGTTACGGCGAAAAGGACCCCAACGCCCAATTTGTCCTCAATGACCACCGGAGCCTGGACGAAGTGATCGCTTCGCTTCTTGACCGGGGTTTTATTCCCAGCTTTTGCGCCGCCTGTTACCGGAGCGACCGGACAGGGGAAGCGTTCATGAACCTGGCCAAACCGGGGACGATCAAAGGGAAGTGCAGTCTTAACGCCCTGATCACTCTGAAGGAGTATCTTGATGACTTTGCCTCGACCAGGGTCCGCCAGGACGGTTACAAGCTGATCGACCGGATCAAGGACAACCTCGACGAATCGGACTGCTCCAAGCTGTCTAAGTTCTTCGCTTCGATCGAGGATGGGGTCCGTGATGAATACGTCTGA
- the alaS gene encoding alanine--tRNA ligase, with the protein MKSSEIREKYLKFFESRGHHVLPGSSLLPTDPTVLLTLAGMLQFKPIFLGHEKAKYPRAATVQKCIRTLDIDRVGKTPRHHTFFEMLGNFSFGDYFKKEAIQFAWELLTKEFQIPITRLRIAIFEKDDEAFEIWRHGIGLPESIIHRLGEDNNFWAAGPTGPCGPCSEIYYDLGPEKGCGKEACAPGCDCDRFLEIWNLVFIQYNRNEKGELIPLKNRGIDTGMGLERIASVLQGTDDNFETDLFIPLIKRIEGLADAAAAPISKRIIADHARAVTNLIADGVYPSNVGRGYILRRLIRRAVSHGKRIGIEHSFLTGLAGEVIASLGEIYPVLKEKETTIMEIIKEEEDNFFTTLSSGLIWFEELTGKLPAGGQLAGADAFKLHDTYGFPIDLTVELAAEKKLAVDLAGFEKEMTAQKERARKSGLGSDKKIDLNSLDLSHLKPTQFVGYEKNEEESKVAAVFPDQKLVVLEKTPFYGESGGQVGDAGVLTFDGKELLVRGAIVTPQKVILHLVDDLKGLKEHARVKARIDISKRLATATHHTATHLLHKALREVLGEHVKQAGSYVGPDKLRFDFSHFKALTDDERIKVEQLVNQKIKEKLKVEVLKKNYKEAVALGAMALFGEKYGDVVRVLKIGNYSLELCGGTHLSSTGDILFFKIVSEGALGSGVRRIEAIAGQAAKIFIVFKAKAMYSEVDALVEKYRALQHKKVALGGHEAMESNIFEIEPTELERLGKAVDCQELKAVDQFLYHLAGRVDWIKERILKIEKEIKALEEQKAGQESVTLAAAAVEIKGHKVVLKEFQDYSMETLRLFADSLQNTLKSVVILLASANNGKLIYLIAVTPDLVSQGLSAKKIAEVFASVIGGKGGGKETKAEGGGKEAGKIPEALAKVSEYLAS; encoded by the coding sequence ATGAAAAGCTCGGAAATTAGAGAAAAATACCTGAAGTTCTTTGAAAGCCGGGGACACCATGTCCTGCCGGGCTCATCGCTTCTGCCGACCGACCCGACGGTTTTACTGACCCTGGCCGGCATGCTCCAGTTCAAACCGATCTTTCTCGGCCATGAAAAAGCCAAATATCCGCGGGCGGCAACGGTCCAAAAATGCATCCGGACCCTCGATATCGACCGGGTCGGCAAGACCCCGCGCCACCACACCTTTTTTGAAATGCTCGGCAATTTTTCGTTCGGCGATTATTTCAAGAAGGAAGCGATCCAGTTCGCCTGGGAACTGCTGACCAAGGAATTCCAGATCCCGATCACCCGGCTCCGGATCGCGATCTTCGAGAAAGACGACGAAGCGTTCGAGATCTGGCGCCACGGCATCGGCTTGCCGGAATCGATCATCCACCGCCTCGGTGAAGACAATAATTTCTGGGCGGCCGGACCGACGGGGCCGTGCGGCCCCTGTTCCGAGATCTATTACGACCTCGGCCCGGAGAAGGGGTGCGGCAAGGAAGCTTGCGCTCCCGGCTGCGACTGCGACCGCTTTTTGGAGATTTGGAACCTGGTTTTTATCCAGTACAACCGGAACGAAAAAGGGGAACTGATCCCCTTAAAGAACCGGGGGATCGATACCGGGATGGGCCTGGAGCGGATCGCTTCGGTCCTGCAGGGAACGGACGATAATTTCGAGACCGATCTTTTTATCCCCTTGATCAAACGGATCGAAGGGCTGGCCGATGCGGCCGCGGCGCCGATCTCCAAACGGATCATTGCCGATCACGCCAGAGCGGTCACCAATTTGATCGCTGACGGCGTCTATCCGTCCAATGTCGGCCGGGGCTATATCCTCCGCCGGTTGATCCGCCGGGCGGTCAGCCACGGCAAGCGGATCGGGATCGAACATTCTTTCCTGACCGGATTGGCCGGGGAAGTGATCGCCAGCCTGGGAGAGATCTATCCGGTCCTCAAAGAAAAAGAAACGACGATCATGGAGATAATAAAGGAAGAAGAAGACAATTTTTTTACCACTTTAAGTTCCGGGCTTATTTGGTTTGAAGAGTTGACCGGTAAACTACCGGCCGGCGGCCAACTGGCCGGAGCGGACGCCTTCAAACTTCACGACACCTATGGTTTTCCGATCGACCTGACAGTCGAGCTGGCGGCGGAGAAAAAGCTGGCCGTCGACCTGGCCGGTTTTGAAAAAGAGATGACCGCCCAAAAGGAGCGGGCCCGTAAAAGCGGCCTGGGTAGCGACAAGAAGATCGACCTTAATTCGCTGGACCTTAGCCATCTGAAGCCGACCCAATTCGTCGGCTACGAGAAAAACGAAGAGGAGAGCAAAGTCGCGGCGGTCTTTCCCGACCAAAAACTGGTCGTGCTGGAAAAGACCCCGTTCTACGGCGAAAGCGGCGGACAGGTCGGCGACGCCGGGGTCCTTACTTTCGACGGCAAAGAACTGTTGGTCAGGGGAGCGATCGTCACCCCGCAAAAAGTTATTCTTCACCTGGTCGATGATCTCAAAGGATTAAAAGAGCATGCCAGGGTCAAAGCCCGGATCGATATTTCCAAACGTCTGGCGACCGCGACGCACCACACCGCCACTCATTTACTGCACAAAGCCCTGCGCGAGGTCCTGGGGGAGCATGTCAAACAGGCCGGCTCTTACGTCGGACCGGACAAGCTCCGTTTTGACTTTTCCCACTTCAAAGCGCTGACCGACGACGAGCGGATTAAAGTCGAACAGCTCGTCAACCAAAAGATCAAAGAAAAGCTCAAGGTCGAGGTCTTAAAGAAAAATTACAAAGAAGCGGTCGCCCTGGGAGCGATGGCTTTGTTCGGCGAGAAATACGGGGATGTAGTCCGAGTCCTCAAGATCGGCAACTACAGCCTGGAACTCTGCGGCGGGACCCACCTCTCTTCGACCGGCGACATCCTTTTCTTTAAAATTGTTTCCGAAGGGGCGCTCGGTTCCGGGGTCCGCCGGATCGAAGCGATCGCCGGGCAAGCGGCCAAGATCTTTATCGTTTTCAAAGCCAAGGCGATGTACAGCGAAGTCGATGCCCTGGTCGAAAAATACCGGGCGCTCCAGCATAAGAAAGTCGCTTTAGGCGGGCATGAGGCGATGGAATCAAACATCTTTGAGATCGAGCCGACCGAACTGGAGCGGCTGGGAAAAGCGGTCGACTGCCAGGAGCTAAAAGCCGTCGATCAATTCCTCTACCACCTGGCCGGCCGGGTCGACTGGATCAAAGAGCGGATCTTGAAGATCGAAAAAGAGATCAAAGCGCTGGAAGAACAAAAAGCCGGACAGGAATCGGTGACGCTGGCCGCGGCCGCCGTTGAAATTAAGGGACACAAGGTTGTGCTTAAAGAGTTCCAGGATTATTCCATGGAGACCCTGCGTTTGTTCGCCGATTCGCTCCAGAACACGCTCAAATCGGTAGTGATCCTGCTCGCTTCGGCCAACAACGGCAAGCTGATCTACCTGATCGCCGTCACTCCCGACCTGGTCAGCCAGGGGTTATCCGCCAAGAAGATTGCTGAAGTCTTTGCTTCCGTGATTGGCGGTAAAGGCGGCGGCAAAGAGACCAAGGCGGAAGGGGGGGGAAAAGAGGCTGGGAAGATCCCCGAAGCTTTGGCCAAAGTCAGCGAGTATCTCGCCTCATGA
- the mltG gene encoding endolytic transglycosylase MltG, translating to MKDNLILTIITCLILGFVLLLQPANPFDHRERLVTIPPGSSAKQIKIILAQKELLPPRSNFLILLRGIGLQDKIKAGDYLLSPSMFLPEIVIKLVNNETVPPKQIRVVFPEGTSIYKMGEILKKARYLHWRQFQNLVNEGITAERRANHYKFFRYISSESLEGYLFPDTYDFFPDAGLDQVVETMLRRYEEVVLTFWNKNKSATKLSLHEVMTLASIVEKEAKAPQERPIIASVFYNRLKIGMPLAADPTVKYALENPSKKVFFNQLNVDSPYNTYKRKGLPPGPICNPGLESVKAVLFPAKTDYLFFVAQPDGSHKFTKNFEEHKKARGKK from the coding sequence ATGAAAGACAATCTAATCCTAACGATCATTACTTGTTTGATCCTCGGTTTTGTCCTGCTCTTGCAGCCGGCGAACCCTTTCGATCATCGGGAAAGGCTGGTCACAATTCCTCCGGGAAGTTCGGCCAAACAGATCAAAATTATCCTCGCCCAAAAAGAGCTCTTGCCGCCGCGGAGCAATTTTCTGATCCTGCTCCGGGGGATAGGACTTCAGGACAAGATCAAAGCGGGTGATTATCTCCTCTCGCCGTCAATGTTCCTGCCGGAAATAGTTATCAAGCTGGTCAATAATGAAACCGTGCCGCCAAAACAGATCCGGGTCGTCTTTCCGGAAGGGACTTCGATCTATAAAATGGGAGAAATCTTGAAGAAAGCCCGGTACCTGCATTGGCGTCAATTTCAAAACCTGGTCAATGAAGGGATTACCGCCGAGCGGCGGGCCAACCATTATAAATTCTTCCGCTATATCTCCAGTGAATCGCTGGAGGGCTACCTTTTCCCCGACACGTATGACTTTTTCCCCGACGCCGGCCTCGACCAGGTCGTGGAAACGATGCTCCGCCGCTATGAGGAGGTCGTCCTCACTTTCTGGAACAAAAACAAATCGGCCACCAAGCTCTCTCTTCATGAAGTGATGACCCTGGCCTCGATCGTCGAAAAAGAAGCGAAGGCCCCCCAAGAGCGGCCGATCATCGCCTCGGTCTTTTACAACCGCCTGAAGATCGGCATGCCGCTGGCGGCCGACCCGACCGTCAAATACGCGCTGGAGAACCCGTCGAAAAAAGTCTTTTTCAACCAGTTGAACGTTGATTCTCCCTATAATACTTATAAGAGGAAAGGGTTGCCGCCGGGACCGATCTGCAACCCCGGACTGGAATCGGTCAAAGCGGTCCTCTTTCCGGCCAAAACCGATTATTTATTCTTCGTCGCCCAACCGGATGGGAGCCACAAATTCACTAAAAACTTCGAGGAACATAAGAAGGCGAGAGGGAAAAAATAG
- a CDS encoding DUF3467 domain-containing protein — protein sequence MTDKEIQIAINDQIAGGTYSNIAVIAHNENEFIFDFIFAHPPKGQVNARVIMSPAHARRLLKALEENIKMYETKVGKIKEGPEPPPFGIKLSNN from the coding sequence ATGACAGACAAAGAAATTCAGATTGCTATTAATGACCAAATTGCCGGAGGGACTTACAGTAACATTGCGGTGATCGCCCATAACGAGAACGAGTTTATTTTTGATTTTATTTTTGCTCACCCGCCAAAAGGACAGGTTAACGCGAGAGTGATAATGTCACCCGCCCATGCCCGGCGCCTGCTTAAAGCGCTTGAAGAAAATATTAAGATGTACGAAACAAAAGTCGGTAAGATCAAAGAGGGGCCGGAACCGCCGCCGTTCGGAATCAAACTGTCCAATAATTAA
- the tmk gene encoding dTMP kinase, whose product MFITFEGPEGCGKSTHSKLLKNYLEEKGYSIISTREPGGTELGQKIRDLLLEKSGPINQLAEASLFFADRAQHVGTVVLPALKENKIVICDRYIDSTIAYQLGGRGLPEDLIRFMNMETTQGAVPDLTFLLDIPPAVGLERAKSKGAADRFEREGPPFHDRVRAKYLEIAASDPERVKLFAFENLPIEKVQAKIRSIVDEKLGN is encoded by the coding sequence ATGTTCATCACTTTTGAGGGACCGGAAGGGTGCGGCAAGTCGACCCATTCCAAACTTTTAAAGAACTACCTCGAAGAGAAAGGTTATTCGATCATTTCGACCCGGGAACCGGGCGGGACCGAGCTTGGCCAAAAGATCAGGGACTTATTGCTGGAAAAGAGCGGTCCGATCAACCAGCTGGCCGAGGCCAGCCTCTTCTTTGCCGACCGGGCCCAGCATGTCGGCACGGTCGTTTTGCCGGCGCTTAAAGAAAATAAGATCGTGATCTGCGACCGCTATATCGATTCGACCATCGCTTACCAGCTCGGCGGCCGGGGCTTGCCGGAAGACCTGATCCGCTTCATGAACATGGAAACAACCCAGGGCGCGGTCCCGGACCTGACTTTTCTCCTTGATATCCCGCCGGCAGTCGGCCTGGAACGGGCCAAGAGCAAAGGGGCGGCCGACCGGTTCGAGCGGGAAGGGCCGCCTTTCCACGACCGGGTCCGGGCCAAATATCTGGAGATCGCGGCCAGCGACCCGGAACGGGTAAAATTATTCGCGTTTGAAAACCTGCCGATCGAAAAGGTCCAGGCAAAGATAAGGAGTATCGTTGATGAAAAGCTCGGAAATTAG
- a CDS encoding peptide chain release factor-like protein encodes MDRYFSVSMEKETALKQRLAQLGINEADVEERFIRSGGPGGQNVNKVSSGVYLKHQPTGIEVKMTQERSQSMNRYRAWKLLADKVEEKILGLKSARQQAIEKIRRQKRKRSRRAKEKMLEIKKMTGQKKKTRKIDFKEFF; translated from the coding sequence ATGGACAGGTATTTCTCGGTCTCAATGGAAAAAGAAACCGCGCTCAAACAACGTTTGGCCCAGTTGGGCATCAACGAGGCGGACGTTGAAGAGCGTTTCATTCGTTCCGGCGGCCCGGGCGGGCAGAACGTCAATAAAGTTTCCAGCGGGGTTTACCTGAAACACCAGCCGACCGGGATCGAAGTTAAGATGACCCAGGAACGATCGCAATCCATGAACCGCTACCGGGCTTGGAAACTCCTGGCCGATAAAGTCGAGGAAAAGATCCTTGGCCTGAAAAGCGCTCGTCAACAGGCGATCGAAAAGATCCGGCGGCAAAAAAGAAAGCGCTCCCGGCGGGCCAAAGAAAAAATGCTTGAGATTAAGAAAATGACCGGTCAGAAAAAGAAGACTCGTAAAATCGATTTTAAAGAATTCTTTTAA
- the hydF gene encoding [FeFe] hydrogenase H-cluster maturation GTPase HydF, producing the protein MYKTPASGRLHIGIFGRRNTGKSSLINALTNQKLAIVSDVAGTTTDPVSKAMEILPLGPCLLIDTAGIDDVGALGEERVKKTLKVLQKTDLAILVVEPGSRLSEYETGLLRTFREKKLPFIVVINKSDLPLEPTVLNDLNALPVLKVSSVTKAGIEELKEKIMAVAPANWSPVPLVRDIVKPKQVVVLVCPIDVSMPQGRLILPEVQVLRDVMDADASGYMTKDTELEAVLDSLKKQPDLVVTDSQAFSFVSKVVPVSVPLTSFSIVFARHRGDLNAYLAGAAALKKLQDGDRVLVAEACTHHVQPVDIGRVKIPKWLQEYTGKSLQFETVAGGDFPDDLSPYKLVISCGGCMINRREMLNRIDRAKRQGVPITNYGVLIAEINGILDRVIAPFRNGLVEIKDVC; encoded by the coding sequence ATGTATAAAACACCGGCCAGCGGCCGCTTGCACATCGGGATCTTTGGCCGGCGCAACACCGGCAAGTCGAGCTTGATCAACGCTCTGACCAACCAAAAACTGGCGATCGTTTCCGACGTCGCCGGAACGACGACCGACCCGGTTTCCAAAGCGATGGAGATCCTGCCGCTTGGGCCTTGTCTTTTGATCGATACCGCCGGGATCGATGACGTCGGCGCGCTGGGAGAAGAACGGGTCAAGAAAACCCTGAAAGTTTTACAAAAAACCGATCTCGCTATCCTGGTCGTTGAACCGGGAAGCCGATTAAGCGAATATGAAACCGGTTTGCTTAGAACTTTCCGGGAGAAAAAGCTCCCCTTTATCGTAGTGATCAATAAAAGCGATCTGCCGCTCGAGCCAACGGTCTTAAATGATCTAAACGCTCTGCCGGTCCTTAAGGTCAGTTCCGTGACCAAAGCGGGGATCGAGGAGTTGAAAGAGAAGATCATGGCGGTCGCGCCGGCCAACTGGTCGCCGGTTCCATTGGTTCGCGATATTGTTAAGCCAAAACAAGTTGTGGTCCTGGTTTGTCCGATCGACGTTTCCATGCCGCAGGGGCGTTTGATCCTCCCTGAAGTCCAGGTCTTGCGCGATGTGATGGATGCCGACGCGTCCGGTTATATGACCAAAGATACGGAACTGGAAGCAGTCCTCGATTCCCTAAAGAAACAACCCGATCTGGTCGTAACCGATTCGCAGGCTTTCTCGTTTGTGAGCAAAGTTGTGCCGGTTAGCGTGCCGCTGACCTCTTTTTCCATTGTCTTTGCCCGCCACCGGGGAGACCTGAACGCTTATCTGGCCGGAGCGGCGGCGCTGAAAAAACTGCAAGACGGCGACCGGGTTTTAGTCGCCGAAGCCTGCACTCACCATGTTCAACCGGTCGATATCGGCCGGGTCAAGATCCCGAAGTGGTTGCAAGAGTACACCGGGAAAAGCCTGCAGTTTGAAACGGTCGCGGGGGGTGATTTTCCTGATGACCTGTCGCCATATAAATTAGTGATCTCTTGCGGCGGCTGTATGATCAACCGGCGGGAGATGCTCAACCGGATCGACCGGGCGAAGCGGCAGGGGGTGCCGATTACCAATTACGGGGTCCTGATCGCCGAGATCAACGGGATCCTTGATCGGGTTATCGCGCCGTTTAGGAACGGTTTGGTCGAGATCAAAGATGTTTGTTAA
- the dnaB gene encoding replicative DNA helicase codes for MAEERIPPQNLTAEQSVLGSMLLDKNAVFRAAESLTPDSFYRDAHRYIFEAILILFDKGEPVDLVTVTETLRKSGKLDAVGGSIYIADLINSVPTAANIDHYSKIVEEKYILRRLIESGTNMVADAFSDPHHIDDVLDNAEKMIFDIAMRHSREGFHKIDAVIKNVLDKIDSLYGKNQSITGVPTGYADLDNMTAGFQNSELIIIAARPSVGKTAFALNIAQDVAIRSKIPVAIFSLEMSKESLAQRMLCAEAEIEQQKLKTATLSDTGWKKLTRALGRLSEAPIFIDDSASMSSTEIRAKARRLKLERGLGLIIIDYLQLMRGNKSRVENRVQEISEIARSLKVMARELECPVVALSQLSRAVEQRPDRIPRLSDLRESGEIEQTADLVMFIHRDDYYNPQSERGNVAEIIIAKQRNGPVGQIELVFRKEIAKFASKESRYEEVA; via the coding sequence ATGGCAGAGGAACGAATACCCCCACAGAACTTAACCGCCGAGCAATCCGTGCTTGGCTCCATGCTGCTCGATAAGAACGCCGTTTTTCGCGCGGCGGAATCTTTGACCCCCGACAGTTTTTACCGCGACGCTCACCGTTATATTTTTGAAGCGATCCTGATCCTCTTCGACAAAGGGGAGCCGGTCGATCTGGTGACCGTGACCGAGACCCTGCGCAAATCGGGCAAGCTCGACGCGGTCGGCGGCTCGATCTACATTGCCGACCTGATCAATTCTGTCCCGACCGCCGCCAATATCGACCATTACTCGAAGATCGTCGAAGAGAAATACATCCTCCGCCGGCTGATCGAATCGGGGACCAACATGGTGGCCGACGCTTTTTCCGACCCTCATCATATTGACGACGTCCTCGATAACGCCGAAAAGATGATCTTCGACATCGCCATGCGCCATTCGCGCGAAGGCTTTCACAAGATCGACGCGGTCATCAAGAACGTCCTCGATAAGATCGACAGCCTTTACGGTAAGAACCAATCGATCACCGGGGTCCCGACCGGTTACGCCGATCTAGATAATATGACCGCCGGTTTCCAAAATTCGGAATTAATCATCATCGCCGCCCGGCCGTCGGTCGGTAAGACCGCGTTCGCCCTGAATATCGCCCAGGACGTTGCCATCCGGAGCAAGATCCCGGTGGCGATCTTCTCGCTGGAAATGAGCAAGGAATCGCTGGCCCAAAGAATGCTCTGCGCCGAAGCGGAGATCGAACAGCAAAAACTTAAGACCGCGACCCTTTCTGACACCGGCTGGAAAAAACTGACCCGGGCCTTGGGCAGGCTCTCCGAAGCGCCGATCTTCATCGACGACAGCGCCTCCATGAGCTCCACCGAGATCCGGGCCAAGGCCCGCCGCCTGAAACTGGAGCGGGGACTCGGCCTGATCATCATTGATTACCTCCAACTGATGCGGGGGAACAAGTCCCGCGTTGAGAACCGGGTCCAGGAAATTTCCGAGATCGCCCGGTCGCTCAAGGTCATGGCCCGCGAATTGGAATGCCCGGTCGTCGCGCTTTCCCAGCTCTCCCGCGCCGTGGAACAGCGGCCCGACCGGATCCCGCGTTTGTCCGACCTGCGCGAATCGGGGGAAATCGAACAAACGGCCGATCTGGTCATGTTCATCCATCGCGACGATTATTACAATCCGCAATCGGAGCGGGGGAATGTCGCCGAGATCATCATCGCCAAACAGCGAAATGGTCCCGTCGGCCAGATCGAACTGGTCTTCCGCAAAGAGATCGCCAAATTCGCCAGCAAAGAATCAAGATACGAGGAAGTTGCTTAG